A window of Trichomycterus rosablanca isolate fTriRos1 chromosome 5, fTriRos1.hap1, whole genome shotgun sequence contains these coding sequences:
- the stox2a gene encoding storkhead-box protein 2 isoform X2, with protein MKKSRNLRRAWPGPDVPDLGPDREKDYRLRKHFPTSLPPLAPYITPGDVSPISMSPISQSQFIPLGEILCLAISAMNSARKPVTQEALMEHLTTCFPGVPTPSPEILRHTLNMLVRERKIYPTPEGYFIVTPQTYFITPSLIRTNSKWYHLDDRQQQQQQQQQQPQQQQQQQQQQQQQQCTSPQSGTITPSTSACVRERLNHKNHCDSYNSYRDEVPSNHTTLQRKSPKEPKGDPPSYPQPPPPPSTAQHLADPDKSRTNPSFTYKTDTLTKKKEGSIGGSSERQSKKFGLKLFRLSFRKDKTKQLATFSAQFPPEEWPLRDEDTPSSVSIPREVEIEIIRRINPDLTVENVARHTAVMKRLEEERAQRSKASSSAQHSGRSRRSRGHRRVPHGKSRSHSKTRTSRGDPSESSNLDLAAVGLDRDYRFFSHSLVRSPREGMYTVERRSGAAYLVHSNPNIAESYFPVTPEWDVSGELAKRRTEMPFPEPSRGTSHSRVHRSHSHTQDRKSRNERTDKAKERSRSMDNSKGPLGSGSSMLGPSEDYDRSPDHRSRYYTDDGTLRASSQKTSHYSRIMFSAAKFSSEMSVLDIGKMSLDTPLERNKSRDSLPSYSDMKALSPKPLADDYFQCNTSNETILTAPLPLGKSDHDTLTPADGIRKGSPADRQTPHLTSPHTMDYKEDTSTSKGSGKPTPSQTPEPISSGRLIQHQQHNADPGGGGGGGGGVMADKRKEIFSKDTLFKPPHSVLTMSYVDAGYSKPGTLRKMPHMKSAEVLDTLESQPPPNSAPLPTSAPGPTGQEQGNPSASEAAFDYYNVSDDEDEDEEEEESSHKETAPPEVKGRTGGGDTGSTGGVGVVGGVGTMQWLLEREKERDLQRKFENNLTLLSPKENENTSSQKSAHSARLDSMDSSSVTVDSGFNSPRTRESLASNTSSIVESNRRQNLALSPGHMGSSLIGAPFSFRSVAEAPGTQAEKLQKPNNCLASITSV; from the exons gTGACGTGTCTCCCATCAGCATGTCTCCCATCAGCCAGTCTCAGTTTATTCCACTCGGTGAGATTCTGTGTTTGGCCATCTCAGCCATGAACTCGGCACGCAAACCTGTAACACAGGAGGCGCTGATGGAGCACCTCACTACCTGCTTTCCag GCGTCCCCACACCGAGTCCGGAGATCCTACGTCACACGCTCAACATGCTGGTCCGGGAGCGGAAGATCTACCCCACACCAGAGGGCTATTTCATCGTCACACCGCAAACCTACTTCATCACCCCCTCCCTTATTCGCACCAACAGCAAATGGTACCACCTGGATGACcggcagcaacaacaacaacagcaacaacaacagccacagcaacagcaacaacaacagcaacaacagcagcagcagcagtgtaCATCACCCCAGTCTGGCACAATTACCCCCTCCACGTCGGCCTGTGTACGGGAACGGCTCAACCACAAGAACCACTGCGACTCCTACAACTCGTACCGCGACGAGGTGCCCAGCAATCACACCACGCTCCAAAGGAAATCGCCGAAAGAACCAAAAGGAGATCCTCCGTCATACCCGCAGCCCCCGCCTCCCCCGTCCACCGCGCAACACCTGGCAGATCCCGACAAGAGCAGGACCAACCCGTCCTTCACCTACAAGACGGACACGTTGACAAAGAAGAAGGAAGGGAGCATAGGGGGCAGCAGCGAAAGGCAATCGAAAAAGTTCGGCTTGAAGCTTTTCCGTCTCAGCTTCAGGAAAGACAAGACGAAGCAGCTCGCCACCTTTTCTGCGCAGTTCCCGCCGGAAGAGTGGCCTCTCAGGGACGAGGACACGCCCTCGTCTGTCTCCATCCCTCGCGAGGTGGAGATAGAGATCATCCGGCGGATCAATCCCGACCTGACGGTGGAAAACGTGGCGCGCCACACCGCCGTCATGAAGCGCCTGGAGGAGGAGCGGGCGCAGCGCAGCAAAGCCAGCTCGTCCGCTCAGCACAGCGGGCGGAGCCGTCGCAGCCGGGGCCACCGGCGGGTCCCGCACGGAAAGTCTCGCTCGCATAGCAAGACCCGGACGTCTCGAGGGGATCCGTCGGAGAGCTCCAATCTTGATCTGGCGGCCGTGGGACTGGACAGGGATTATCGGTTCTTCAGTCACTCGCTGGTGCGCTCGCCGAGGGAGGGGATGTACACCGTGGAACGCAGGAGCGGCGCCGCCTACCTCGTTCATAGCAACCCCAACATCGCAGAGTCCTATTTCCCAGTTACGCCTGAATGGGATGTTTCAGGGGAGCTCGCGAAGAGAAGGACGGAGATGCCCTTCCCAGAACCTTCTCGTGGAACCTCCCACTCCAGGGTGCACCGGAGTCACAGCCACACGCAGGACCGCAAATCCCGGAACGAGCGGACGGACAAAGCCAAGGAGAGATCGCGATCCATGGACAACTCCAAGGGTCCACTGGGAAGCGGAAGCTCCATGTTAGGGCCTTCCGAGGACTACGATCGGAGTCCGGACCACCGAAGTCGCTACTACACCGACGATGGGACGCTTAGGGCCTCATCGCAAAAAACCTCCCATTATTCGCGCATCATGTTTTCGGCGGCTAAGTTCAGCTCCGAGATGTCTGTGCTCGACATTGGCAAGATGAGCTTGGACACGCCTCTGGAGAGGAACAAGAGTCGAGACAGCCTTCCATCCTACAGTGACATGAAGGCCCTGTCGCCCAAACCTCTGGCCGATGACTACTTCCAGTGCAATACGTCGAACGAAACAATCCTGACAGCGCCCCTGCCGCTGGGTAAATCCGACCACGACACTTTAACGCCGGCAGACGGGATCCGAAAGGGATCGCCGGCCGATCGGCAGACGCCGCACCTCACCTCCCCTCATACCATGGACTACAAAGAGGACACGTCCACCTCCAAGGGTTCCGGTAAACCCACGCCGAGCCAGACGCCGGAGCCGATATCTAGCGGACGTTTAATACAGCACCAACAACACAACGCAGACCCCGggggcggcggcggcggcggggGCGGCGTGATGGCGGACAAGCGGAAAGAGATCTTCAGCAAGGACACTTTGTTCAAACCACCGCACAGCGTCTTGACAATGAGCTACGTGGACGCCGGCTACTCGAAGCCGGGCACGCTGCGAAAGATGCCGCACATGAAATCGGCCGAGGTGCTCGATACCCTGGAATCACAGCCTCCGCCCAACTCCGCCCCCTTACCCACGTCGGCCCCGGGCCCTACGGGTCAGGAGCAGGGCAACCCGTCCGCGTCAGAGGCCGCCTTCGACTACTACAACGTGTCGGACGACGAGGAcgaggacgaggaggaggaggagagctCTCACAAAGAGACGGCTCCTCCGGAGGTTAAGGGCAGGACAGGGGGTGGAGACACTGGTAGCACGGGTGGGGTCGGTGTTGTGGGCGGGGTCGGGACTATGCAGTGGCTGTTGGAGCGTGAGAAGGAGCGCGATCTACAGCGGAAGTTCGAGAATAACCTGACGCTGCTGAGCCCCAAGGAGAACGAGAACACCAGCAGCCAGAAGTCGGCGCACTCGGCCCGGCTGGACAGCATGGACAGCAGCAGTGTCACTGTAGACAGCGGATTCAACTCACCACG AACGCGGGAGAGTCTGGCCTCCAACACCTCCAGCATCGTGGAGAGCAACCGGCGTCAGAATCTGGCGCTGAGCCCGGGACACATGGGCAGCTCGCTGATCGGTGCTCCGTTCTCCTTCCGCTCCGTGGCCGAGGCGCCGGGCACGCAGGCCGAAAAACTGCAGAAACCCAACAACTGCCTCGCCTCCATCACCAGCGTCTGA